A genomic region of Notamacropus eugenii isolate mMacEug1 chromosome 3, mMacEug1.pri_v2, whole genome shotgun sequence contains the following coding sequences:
- the LOC140496562 gene encoding angiopoietin-related protein 5-like, whose translation MAPVTQVSFVLLIFLLSLPPISPGTLKMRVPVKSAELKSQGKDCSHIWTDNPKSPSGVYIIKPDGAPNAFRVYCDMGEDGGWTVFQRRTGGNGKPLAFDRVWWEYVNGFGDVKGEHWLGLSKVYSLTHQPGTRAQLKLDLHNFENESRHALYDSFQISDESSFYTLSLGRYSGNAGDAFGGENWKGAASQVGSAFSTVDRDHDSCDPCISGDIAFNECSQQYGGAGWWFSDCGVANLHGDWHPEGNHRGWSSDIHWGTWSSVDSLKATKMKVKTVKTATKA comes from the exons ATGGCACCAGTTACTCAGGTCAGCTTTGTCCTTCTCATCTTCCTACTCTCTCTGCCGCCCATCAGCCCGGGAACCCTGAAGATGCGG GTGCCAGTGAAATCTGCAGAGCTCAAGAGTCAAG GAAAGGATTGCTCCCATATCTGGACAGACAATCCAAAATCCCCAAGCGGTGTGTACATCATCAAGCCAGATGGGGCCCCCAATGCCTTCCGG GTTTACTGTGACATGGGAGAAGATGGTGGCTGGACAGTCTTCCAGAGGCGGACCGGGGGCAATGGCAAGCCTTTGGCGTTTGACCGAGTCTGGTGGGAGTACGTTAATGGCTTTGGGGATGTAAAAG GTGAACACTGGCTGGGCCTGTCTAAAGTTTACTCCCTGACGCACCAGCCTGGCACTCGCGCCCAACTGAAACTGGACTTACACAACTTTGAAAACGAGAGCCGCCATGCCCTGTATGACTCTTTCCAGATCAGTGATGAGTCCAGTTTCTATACCCTGAGCCTGGGCAGGTACTCTGGAAATGCAG GAGACGCCTTCGGTGGTGAAAATTGGAAAGGAGCAGCCTCCCAGGTAGGCAGTGCCTTCAGCACTGTGGACAGGGACCATGACTCCTGTGACCCCTGCATCAGCGGTGACATAGCCTTTAATGAGTGTAGCCAACAGTATGGAGGGGCAGGCTGGTGGTTCAGCGACTGTGGGGTGGCCAATCTCCACGGTGACTGGCACCCTGAGGGGAACCACAGAGGTTGGAGTTCTGACATCCACTGGGGAACCTGGAGCTCCGTGGATTCCCTAAAAGCCACCAAGATGAAGGTGAAAACTGTGAAGACAGCAACCAAGGCTTAG